AATTGATAAAATTCAATAAGCGTAAATCTAATAAAAATAAAAAATGAAAATAGGAATTCTGGGAGGCGGACAACTGGGAAGAATGTTGATACAAAGTGCCTTGAAGTATGATGATGAGTTTTATACTCTGGATCCGGCTTCTGATGCACCATGCCACAATATCTCATATTTTACGCAAGGAAATTTCAATGATTATGATACTGTTCTGAACTTTGGAAAAGATAAGGAGGTGGTAACTATTGAAATAGAACACGTAAATGCTGATGCGTTGGCTGAACTTGAAAAGCAGGGAATCAGAGTGGTTCCTAATGCCAGTATCATCAAAACCATACAGCAAAAGATCCTCCAAAAGGAATTTTATAAAACTCACGATATTCCAAGCCCGGAATTTCAGGTAGTGTGGAACAGTGATGAAAAGATCATGATGCCATTACCTTTTGTTCAGAAAATGAATACAGGCGGATATGATGGAAAAGGAGTGCAGGTTATTAAAACAGAAGATGATTATCAGCATCTGTGGAAAGAAGCTTCAGTGATTGAAAGCCTGGTAGATATTGATAAAGAACTTTCTGTAATCGTTGCCATCAATGAAAAAGGAGATACAAATATTTTCCCGGTAACGGAAATGGTGGCTGATCCAAAGCTTAATCTTTTGGACTTCAACGTATGTCCGGTTCTTCTGACTGAAGATGTTCAACAGCAGATTGATACGATTACTGAGAAGTTTTTGAACGCAGTAAACTCTCCGGGACTTTTTGCCATTGAGCTATTCCTTGATAAAGAAGGGAAAGTATGGGTTAATGAAACAGCTCCAAGACTGCACAATTCAGGACATCAAAGCCAGGAAGGTAATACGAATTCACAGTTTGAACAGATGTACCGTGTAGTGAAGAATCTTCCTTTGGCAGATACGGATGCCATTACCTACAGTGGAATGCTGAATCTGGTAGGAGCAGAAGGCTACGCTGGAAAGGTGGTCTATGAAGGAATGGAAGAGGTTCTTAAATTACCAGAAACTTACATTCATTTATACGGAAAAACAGAAACCAAACCAGGAAGAAAAATGGGACACATTAATGTGTTGGCAGACTCCAGAGAAGAACTTATGGAAAAGCTTGTGATGGTGAAGGGAATGGTGAGAGTGATTTCAGAATAATCACGTTCTAAAAATATAAAAAAGCAACTGTGTATTGAAACAGTTGCTTTTTATTTTTATATATTTTACACGCAGATTTTCCATAATAATCTACGGATCAGCGAGAGATAACTTTAAAAAGGAATTTCCAATGTTCTTCCTTTATATTCCCCTTTTTCTATGGTAAAAAGGGCAACATAAGTACCGGCACCATCAGAATTGAGCATTGAAATATATAAAGTATCATTTTCACGATCATAATAACATTTTGTAGATTTATTATTGACTTGGAAAAGGTTTTCGATATCCTTGGCAGGAATTTGAACGGTCTTGTCTCCAACCTGCGCAGTAATGGAAAGATAATGAGTCTTAGGAGTTATTCCGTCCAGCCCCCAAACTTGCTGTTCTTTATAGAAATCACCATATAATGTTGAGGTGAAGTCTTTTTCATTTTCCTTAAAATTAAATTTTCCGGAAACAATATTTACTTTAATATTTCCTGATTCAAAAATTGCTTTATTTCCATCACGTAGAGTGGGGGGAACAGCCTGATAAGTTTGTATATATTTCAGTCTTGAACTATGGATGTAACCATTACTTACATTAGCCCAATTCTTATTCGTCGGGTCAGACTCAAATATATAGACGATCTCATCCGAATTCACCTTTCCTACGATATTACTTTTTGCATCTGCATTTTCCCTTACATTAACATAGCCTTCTTTATCTACAACCTTTGCAAACTGGGCAAATGATAATTGTACACTTAAAGCGGCTGTTAAAAGGAATATCTTCTTTGTTTTCAATGAATTTTAATTTTGAACAAAAATAGGTAAAAAGCTTGGGAGTTGGAAGTTACTGACAGATGAGTAATTGCTTCTTAACATCCTTAAGATAATTAATGCATTAGCTCTTAATCGTTTATAATACTCAATAACTTCCAGCCCGCAGCTTCAAAATTTTCTTACTTAAATATTTTCTGTATTACATTTCCGATTTCCACAAAATCTCCATGATTACCTACAGAACGTATTTCAAGATTGTTTTTATCATATTCTGAGAATGGGAAAATCAAGAGATAATTATTATCATTCAAGTATTTGTTCAATAATTCTGGAATAAGCCTCATACGTGGAATATAAGATTGCATTCCGCGTTTGGCCATCAGAATGATCAGGGCTTCATCAGCTTTCAGCTGAGCTGCTGTTTTTTCACCATCCTGCCAGGTATTCATAATGATAAATTCAGCTTCTATATTAGCCTTTTTAATGATCTTTTGAAGGATATCCAGAATGTTTTCAGGGGCATAAAAGACAACGGAAGCTCCGGAATTTCTGGCGATGTTCCAAACCCTTAAAAGTGCATGGAAGAATCCTGCCTCTTTATGGGCATTCTCAGGTATCATTACAGCATATTTCTTAATCGTAGAAAGTGGCTGGGCAGCATGGTACACCAAGACGTTTACATCATCATTCTGAAGGTAACCGTTATAAAGATTGTAGACAAAGGAAGGAGAGAATCCTTTCTCATCCTCTAATCCGATAATCAAATCAGTAATTTTCTGTTCCTTAATAACGTTGTTTACCCCATTGATAACATCATTGTCATATCTTTTAAGAGCCTGTAATTTAACGTCTGCAGCAGCGGCTGTATCGGTGGCTTTATGAAGGAGTTTTTCAGCATTTTTTACAGATGATTCATTTTTATCTTCATTGATGACATTTAAAGCAAAAAGATCTTCTGTATTGGAATGTGCCTTAATCAGGATTCCCAGGTTCACCATTCTCTCCACAGTTTCTTCATGGTTAATAGCCAACAGGATATTTTCTTCCTCATGACTGTCTCCGGAAACAGTATCTTCATTATCTGTTTCAGCAATTTTTTGAGCACTGGACATGGAAATAAATGATGAAATCGTACACGAAATCAGAATCAATAAGATACTTCCGTTCAATACATGTTCATTCAATAATCTTATGGGTTCTCCAGTTTCAGTTTCGGAAAGAATAATATTATAACCTACCATCACTGTGGCTAGCGTTGCAGCGGCAGAAGCAGAACTTAACCCGAAAATAAGTCTTCCCTCTTCCTTCGTGAATTTAAACGTTTTTTGAGTGATTACTGCAGAGATATATTTACCACCGATGGATGCAACCAACATAATGGCAGCTACTTTTAAGGTTTCAAAACTTTTGAAAAATACGGTAAAATCAATCAGCATTCCGACGCTGATCAAAAAGAAAGGAATGAATATAGCATTTCCCACAAATTCTACCCTGTTCATCAAAGAAGAAGTGTGAGGAATTAACCTGTTTAATGCCAATCCGGCAAAGAAAGCCCCGATAATAGCTTCTACACCGGCAAGTTCAGCAAGCATAGCTGCCAGATAGATCATCACCAATACAAAAATATATTGTGAAATTTTATCCTCTACCTTTTTGAAAAACCAACGTCCTATAATGGGAAATAGAATCAAGACAATCAAGGCAAAAAGAATGAAAGAAACAGATAATTTAACCCAAAATGAGGTGCCGACATCTCCCTGAACCATTCCAACTACTACAGCCAATACCAATAATGTAGCAATGTCTGTAATCATCGTTCCTCCCACAGTAATATTAACCGCCTGGTTTTTTGCAATTCCCAGTTTACTGATAAGAGGATAAGTAATAAGAGTCTGCGAAGAAAACAGGCTGGCAAACAAAACGGAGGTTAACATTGAAAAATCCAGCAGATAATAAGCGCCCAGATATCCTAAGATAAATGGAAAGATAAATGCATATCCTCCATACCCCAGACTTTTCCATTTGTTTTTTTTGAAATCTCCCATATCGATTTCCAATCCTGCTAAAAACATAATATAAAGAAGTCCGGTAGTTCCGGTCACTACAATACTGCTGTCTCTGGATAATACATTAAATCCATTAGGACCAATAATAGCTCCGGCGATGATAAGGCCCAGAAGGTGGGGAACCTTAATTTTATTCAGTAATAAGGGAGCCGCAAGGATGATAATCAGTACTAATAGGAACTTCAGTACCGGATCCTCTATGGGAAGGCTCAGATTGTGTATACTCAGTAAAGTCATAGGTGTTTATTTGGTGGAACGTACTAATTCAACAGAGAACTTAGCGGTACAGCCATCAGAAGTAATGGTTCTTGTTCCCTTGATCTTGCTGTCAGAAATATCATTAAGCAGAACGCTCATTTCTACATTCTTTTTAGCGGTGGAATCTGTTTTGAAAGAAAGCCTGATCTCATTATTCTCGAATTTACCGGAATAAAGTCTTACCAGATTATTATTATTGATGATTTTGGTAACAGGTTGGGTAGAATCATTATCGAACTCCCAAAGATCTGTACGCTGGTCTCCTACAGCATAATCACTGCAATTGGATTCTGTACAGATTACTTTTCCGTTCCATGGGCCGGAGATTTCTGCAGGCCATGTGGCAATGACCACAGAATCTTTTTTAGCAAAAATACTATCTCTCATTTTTAAAAGCGACTGGTATTCAGACTCTTTTTTGGCGAACGTTTTTTCTTTTTCCAATAATTGTTTTTCCCTGTCCGTCAGGTTCTTCTCTTTTTCCTTGTAATCACAGCTTACCAGCATAAAAGAAGCAGCAAGAAGGATGAAAAATGTGTTTTTTAGCATGTTGTATAGGTTGAGTATACAATATAAGAAAAATGCAAAGAATATGAAAATCGATCTTTCTGTGTTTTTTCATTTTTTAGGTTGGAATCTGAATCCTATATTTTTTGTAAATTGGTAATAATCTTCTGTTTATCTCTTGATTTTTTTCTCAATATGTGTTATTTTTAATGTTACAATTTGGTGGTAGGATGACATGAATTCTATCCATCTTATAGTATTGTTAAGTAAAGCTCAAAGAAATGAAAAATACATTTTGGATTATCTTTCTTTTTTCAAATTTATCTTTCGCACAGAACAACGCTGAAGTTTCAGGTGTTTTGCCGACCATTACTCTTTGGACAAAAATACCGGATGGACCCGGCCCAAAAGGAGGAGAAATTATTTCATCAAAAGGTTCTTTGACCAATATTAGTACCTCTAAATTGATTATTCATCAGCCTGCTGACCCTAATGGAATTGCAGTTTTGGTAATAAGTGGAGGTGGATATGCCCATATTGAATCCGGTTCCGAAGGCAATCCTACAGGAGAGTGGCTGAAATCACAGGGGATTACAGCTTTTGAATTGATATACAGACTGCCTGGTGAAGGTTGGGAAACTGAATCAGTCCCTTTTCAGGATGCTCAACGTGCCTTACGAATCATCAGAAGTAATGCAGAGAAATATAAAATTGATCCTGATAAGATAGGTGTTTTGGGCTTTTCTGCAGGGGGTCACCTCGCGGGTTATATTTCTTCTACTTTTGACAAAATATACTATCCATTACAGGATGCCATCGATCAAGTTTCAGCCAGACCAGACTTTACAGCAATGATTTATCCTGTTGTATCTATGCTTCCGCCTAATAACAAGACCCATTCTTTTAAATCATTATTGGGGAAATCATCAGAGACAAAAGATCAGATAAAATATTCTGTTGAGAAGCAGGTAACAGTACAAACTCCAATCACCTTTCTGGCACAGTCTGAAGATGATCCTATTTCATCAGTCGAAAACAGTATCCTTATGTATCAGGCCTTGAAGGACCATAAAGTTTCTGCGGAATTACACTTGTTTCAATCCGGAGGGCATGGCTGGGGATTGGGTAAAAAAGATACCAATACGGGTGAATGGACAAATTTGTTTTTAAACTGGTTAAAGATCAATGGAATCTACAAATAATGTATAGTTTGAACAATTATAGAACCCTTACTGAAGACCATTGAAAAAAGAAGAATTCATTTTCTCATACTCATTGATTATCTTATGCAGTCACCTTTTGCCTTTTAAACATTTCCGGTTTATAATTAATGATGAATACTCCGCAAATAATTAAGGCAGCAGCCAGAATAAATTTGAAAGAGATCTGTTCATCCATAATCAGCCAACCCAGGAATATGGCAATAATGGTATTGATATAAGCCAATATGGAAACCTGTACCGGAGAGATTTTGGTCAAAGCATAATGGAATGCAAAAAAAGCTGCTACAGAACCAAAAATAGATAGGTATAACATTGCTGAAATACTTTTTAAGGTCCAGTTTCCGAAGTTATAGTTCTCTGAAAATAGAAAAGCCAGGATGATCTGAACAATTCCTGCAAACAGGAACTGGTAAAACAGATTAAGGGTGATATTTCCGCTTTGGATATTCAGTTTCTTGGTGAAAATTGTTCCAGATGCCCATCCGGAAATGGCACAAAAAAGGAAGATCATTCCCATTCTGTAATCGGGGTTGGCGAGATCCTGCAGGCCGTCCCAGAAAATAAAAAGAATTCCACTGAAGCATAATAGAACACCGAGAAAAGCCCGGATGCTGAATTTTTGTAACCCAACGGCTACACTTCCCAAAAATACGAGAATGGGAGAGCAGGCACTAATAAGTGATGCCAGACTGCTTGATACGGTTTCTTCCGCAACAGTAGTCATTCCGTTAGCGATAACTAACATCAAGGTGGCAAATACAATCTGGTAACCCAAACTTTTCCAGCCAATCCATTTGAATTCCTTTCTTGAAAGAAGAACAATAAGCATAATAATAGAGGCTAAAAACTGACGGATTCCTGCTACAAACCATGCCGGGATGGTTTCTACAGCCACACGAATGGCTAAAAATGTAGTTCCCCAGACAAAAGCAACGGTGAGAACAGCGAAAATAAGTTTATAATCTTTCAAAGTAAATGAAGTGTAACAAACAAATGTAGCTGTTTTTTTATGATACTGATGGGTACAGTTGAGATGATTTTCTGTGATACAGATGAAAGGGGAGGAGGTCCGGAAGATGGAAGCTATAGCAGTTTTTTAGAAATTGCACTATGAATGAATAGGTATTGTGTTGTTCGGAAATATATTTCCAGCTTTCCAGTCTGCTAACTTCCAGCTTTAAAATTTAATTTTTTATCTTTGAGCATCTAATAAAAATTGAAGATGGTAGGTATTATTATGGGCAGTCAGAGTGATCTGCCGATCATGGAACAGGCTGCAAATTTCCTTAAAAGTTTGGATATTCCTTATGAATTGACTGTAGTTTCAGCGCACAGAACACCGGAAAGGATGTTTGATTATGCAAAAACAGCTCAGGAAAGAGGACTGAAAGTGATTGTTGCCGGAGCTGGAGGAGCAGCTCATCTTCCGGGAATGGTGGCAAGCTGTACAACACTTCCTGTAATTGGAGTACCAATTTTGTCAAGCAATTCTATTGACGGGTGGGATTCTGTACTTTCAATTCTTCAGATGCCGGGTGGAATTCCGGTGGCAACCGTAGCGTTGAACGGAGCATTGAATGCCGGAATTTTAGCTGCTAAAATTATTGGAAGCGGTAATGAAGAAGTAGCTGCTAAACTTCAAAAATATCAAGATTCTTTGAAAGATAAAGTATTGGGGACTGTGGAAGACATCAAAGCCCAGCATCCTAATCATTTTGATCAATAGTTGACCTCTGAACTCAATATATAAAAAGCCTCACTTCTCAGCGAGGCTTTATTATTTCTATTTTTTAATGAATTTTAAAGATTGAGTATTGTTTTTCAATTGAAGCTGTAAGATATAGTTTCCAGGAGCTAAGTCTTGAATATTGATTTGTTCATTCACCAGACTTCCTTTAATAATAATTCTGCCAGCCGGATCCAGGATGGTATAACGATCGGCATGAGTGTTTTTCGTATAAATGATATCTGTTGCAGGATTAGGGTAGACACCTGCTTTATTATCTGTTTTTATATCAGAAGTTCCAAGTTGAGATGCACATTCCGGATTATAAGTATCTCCCGTGATCGTCCAGCCTTTGTAGTTTATCAGATAGTCTCTTGCTGTAACAGCTTGTGGGGTTGAATAAACAAGAGGTGAGACAGGTGAAATATTAACAGTATTAGATATTGATTGATTTTGACTCCATCCATAAAGAGTACTGTTGTAGTTCTGGCAGCTAATAGCCGTATTTTTGATAAGGCTGGTTGCTGTTTGTAAAGAATTGAGTTTCCAGTTCCCTAAATTTTGATTAAAAGTTTCTGCATCACTAAACATACCAACCATGTTTCTCACAGAGCTTACGTCCCATCCGCTAATATTTTGATTGAATTTTTTTGCTCCGCTAAACATATTGGACATGTCTTTTACATTGCTTACATTCCAGTTTGAAAGATTACTGTTGAATTGTTCAGCCATAAAAAACATATCTCTCATCAATTTCACATTACCCGTATTCCAGGTATTGATGTCCTGGTTAAAATCTGTGGCAAATTGGAACATGGCGTGCATATCAGTGACATTTGAGGTATTCCAGTTTCCTATGGGTTGATTAAATTTTGCAGCATTGACAAACATCAGTTCCATTTGAAGGTTATTGGACATATTCCAATTCCCAATAGGCTGATTAAATTCAGAAGCATATAAAAACATGGAAGTTGTAGTTGTCACTTTAGAGGTATCCCAGTTTCCTATGGGTTGATTGAATTTTTGTGCCATTAGAAATGTGGTTCCCATTGAGGTCACATTTGAGGTATTCCAGTTTCCTATAGGCTGGTTAAATAGGTAGCATGCATTGAAGGTTCCTGCCAAGGAGGTAACATTGGAGATATCCCAGTTATTGATGGTAGGGTTTCCCACCAGATTATGACAGGAATAAAACATGAGAGACATATTGGTTACCTCAGAAAGATCAGGAGTATCAGTTGCCGTAATATCGAGATTCTGACAACGATAAAATGCCTGTTGCATGGAAGCCCATTTTATACCTCCCCATTGTTCAACGTTTATTATTTTAAATAAATCTCCTACGATATCAAGAGGTTGATTTCCGGTGACTGCCTGAGAATTCATAAATTGTATTTGATTGAAACTTCCATTCCCGTTACTTATTTTTACCCGGTAAGTGGCATCCGAAGGAATAGGATTTAATGGGTGTCCAAAATCGATAAGTATTTGATAATCGGAAGATACATTCGATATTGTAGCATTGTGGGCTGGATAATCTATTTCTTCCCAATAGATGTTGTAATCGGTTCCTTTTCCGGGCATCCAGATCTGATTCTCATTAGAGTTATATGGAATTCCTATAGAAGAAGATGGCGGAA
This Chryseobacterium sp. G0162 DNA region includes the following protein-coding sequences:
- a CDS encoding BspA family leucine-rich repeat surface protein codes for the protein MHKKILPFLLFIAFFQMIKAQNEFITVWKPSLPPSSSIGIPYNSNENQIWMPGKGTDYNIYWEEIDYPAHNATISNVSSDYQILIDFGHPLNPIPSDATYRVKISNGNGSFNQIQFMNSQAVTGNQPLDIVGDLFKIINVEQWGGIKWASMQQAFYRCQNLDITATDTPDLSEVTNMSLMFYSCHNLVGNPTINNWDISNVTSLAGTFNACYLFNQPIGNWNTSNVTSMGTTFLMAQKFNQPIGNWDTSKVTTTTSMFLYASEFNQPIGNWNMSNNLQMELMFVNAAKFNQPIGNWNTSNVTDMHAMFQFATDFNQDINTWNTGNVKLMRDMFFMAEQFNSNLSNWNVSNVKDMSNMFSGAKKFNQNISGWDVSSVRNMVGMFSDAETFNQNLGNWKLNSLQTATSLIKNTAISCQNYNSTLYGWSQNQSISNTVNISPVSPLVYSTPQAVTARDYLINYKGWTITGDTYNPECASQLGTSDIKTDNKAGVYPNPATDIIYTKNTHADRYTILDPAGRIIIKGSLVNEQINIQDLAPGNYILQLQLKNNTQSLKFIKK
- a CDS encoding 5-(carboxyamino)imidazole ribonucleotide synthase, whose amino-acid sequence is MKIGILGGGQLGRMLIQSALKYDDEFYTLDPASDAPCHNISYFTQGNFNDYDTVLNFGKDKEVVTIEIEHVNADALAELEKQGIRVVPNASIIKTIQQKILQKEFYKTHDIPSPEFQVVWNSDEKIMMPLPFVQKMNTGGYDGKGVQVIKTEDDYQHLWKEASVIESLVDIDKELSVIVAINEKGDTNIFPVTEMVADPKLNLLDFNVCPVLLTEDVQQQIDTITEKFLNAVNSPGLFAIELFLDKEGKVWVNETAPRLHNSGHQSQEGNTNSQFEQMYRVVKNLPLADTDAITYSGMLNLVGAEGYAGKVVYEGMEEVLKLPETYIHLYGKTETKPGRKMGHINVLADSREELMEKLVMVKGMVRVISE
- a CDS encoding alpha/beta hydrolase, which encodes MKNTFWIIFLFSNLSFAQNNAEVSGVLPTITLWTKIPDGPGPKGGEIISSKGSLTNISTSKLIIHQPADPNGIAVLVISGGGYAHIESGSEGNPTGEWLKSQGITAFELIYRLPGEGWETESVPFQDAQRALRIIRSNAEKYKIDPDKIGVLGFSAGGHLAGYISSTFDKIYYPLQDAIDQVSARPDFTAMIYPVVSMLPPNNKTHSFKSLLGKSSETKDQIKYSVEKQVTVQTPITFLAQSEDDPISSVENSILMYQALKDHKVSAELHLFQSGGHGWGLGKKDTNTGEWTNLFLNWLKINGIYK
- a CDS encoding cation:proton antiporter; the encoded protein is MTLLSIHNLSLPIEDPVLKFLLVLIIILAAPLLLNKIKVPHLLGLIIAGAIIGPNGFNVLSRDSSIVVTGTTGLLYIMFLAGLEIDMGDFKKNKWKSLGYGGYAFIFPFILGYLGAYYLLDFSMLTSVLFASLFSSQTLITYPLISKLGIAKNQAVNITVGGTMITDIATLLVLAVVVGMVQGDVGTSFWVKLSVSFILFALIVLILFPIIGRWFFKKVEDKISQYIFVLVMIYLAAMLAELAGVEAIIGAFFAGLALNRLIPHTSSLMNRVEFVGNAIFIPFFLISVGMLIDFTVFFKSFETLKVAAIMLVASIGGKYISAVITQKTFKFTKEEGRLIFGLSSASAAATLATVMVGYNIILSETETGEPIRLLNEHVLNGSILLILISCTISSFISMSSAQKIAETDNEDTVSGDSHEEENILLAINHEETVERMVNLGILIKAHSNTEDLFALNVINEDKNESSVKNAEKLLHKATDTAAAADVKLQALKRYDNDVINGVNNVIKEQKITDLIIGLEDEKGFSPSFVYNLYNGYLQNDDVNVLVYHAAQPLSTIKKYAVMIPENAHKEAGFFHALLRVWNIARNSGASVVFYAPENILDILQKIIKKANIEAEFIIMNTWQDGEKTAAQLKADEALIILMAKRGMQSYIPRMRLIPELLNKYLNDNNYLLIFPFSEYDKNNLEIRSVGNHGDFVEIGNVIQKIFK
- a CDS encoding SH3 domain-containing protein, with product MKTKKIFLLTAALSVQLSFAQFAKVVDKEGYVNVRENADAKSNIVGKVNSDEIVYIFESDPTNKNWANVSNGYIHSSRLKYIQTYQAVPPTLRDGNKAIFESGNIKVNIVSGKFNFKENEKDFTSTLYGDFYKEQQVWGLDGITPKTHYLSITAQVGDKTVQIPAKDIENLFQVNNKSTKCYYDRENDTLYISMLNSDGAGTYVALFTIEKGEYKGRTLEIPF
- a CDS encoding DMT family transporter, encoding MKDYKLIFAVLTVAFVWGTTFLAIRVAVETIPAWFVAGIRQFLASIIMLIVLLSRKEFKWIGWKSLGYQIVFATLMLVIANGMTTVAEETVSSSLASLISACSPILVFLGSVAVGLQKFSIRAFLGVLLCFSGILFIFWDGLQDLANPDYRMGMIFLFCAISGWASGTIFTKKLNIQSGNITLNLFYQFLFAGIVQIILAFLFSENYNFGNWTLKSISAMLYLSIFGSVAAFFAFHYALTKISPVQVSILAYINTIIAIFLGWLIMDEQISFKFILAAALIICGVFIINYKPEMFKRQKVTA
- the purE gene encoding 5-(carboxyamino)imidazole ribonucleotide mutase; its protein translation is MVGIIMGSQSDLPIMEQAANFLKSLDIPYELTVVSAHRTPERMFDYAKTAQERGLKVIVAGAGGAAHLPGMVASCTTLPVIGVPILSSNSIDGWDSVLSILQMPGGIPVATVALNGALNAGILAAKIIGSGNEEVAAKLQKYQDSLKDKVLGTVEDIKAQHPNHFDQ